The following are from one region of the bacterium genome:
- a CDS encoding helix-turn-helix transcriptional regulator: MQANLEPRDTLDGLLSPALFKALGDPNRLALLLRLAAAGGPATVSALRGCCERDLSVVSRHLARLREAGIVVAERRGREVHYQLTSDLASTLRAIADALDACCPPAACAPGACCPPGTCGMDPKEGET; encoded by the coding sequence ATGCAAGCGAATTTGGAACCTCGCGACACCCTGGACGGCCTGCTCAGCCCGGCACTCTTCAAGGCGCTCGGCGACCCGAACCGTCTCGCCCTGCTGCTGCGCCTCGCCGCGGCCGGCGGGCCGGCCACGGTGAGCGCGCTGCGCGGCTGCTGCGAGCGGGACCTCTCCGTGGTCTCGCGGCACCTCGCGCGCCTGCGCGAGGCGGGCATCGTCGTCGCCGAGCGCCGCGGCCGCGAAGTGCACTACCAGCTCACCAGCGACCTGGCGAGCACCCTGCGCGCCATCGCCGACGCCCTCGACGCCTGCTGTCCGCCCGCCGCCTGCGCGCCGGGAGCCTGCTGCCCGCCGGGCACCTGCGGTATGGACCCCAAAGAAGGAGAGACATGA